From a single Pseudalkalibacillus hwajinpoensis genomic region:
- a CDS encoding DnaD domain-containing protein, producing the protein MKKEQMMQFLNEGHVSVPRLLLNYYASVGLQEEDTFFLIRLHSFIDQGNSFPTPEELASAMTYSPQVCLDKIQQLMQKGVLTIEEHRNEAKSYYSEAYSLLPLWERIFKAIEQEAAEKSAAKNVENEESLYTLFEREFSRPLSPIECETLAMWIDGDNHDAELIKASLKEAVLAGKLNFRYIDRILFEWKRNGIKTVDQARAYGEKFRKHQYDKKAPVEKQETGQSAPIYNWLGR; encoded by the coding sequence ATGAAGAAAGAACAAATGATGCAATTTTTGAATGAGGGTCATGTTTCTGTACCGAGACTACTGTTAAATTATTATGCTAGCGTCGGTTTGCAGGAAGAAGACACCTTCTTTTTAATCAGGTTACACAGTTTCATTGATCAAGGAAATTCATTTCCTACACCAGAAGAGCTTGCTTCGGCAATGACGTATTCTCCACAAGTTTGTTTAGACAAGATACAGCAGCTTATGCAAAAAGGTGTTCTTACCATTGAAGAGCACCGTAATGAAGCAAAGAGCTACTATTCGGAAGCTTATTCATTACTTCCGCTATGGGAGCGCATCTTTAAAGCAATTGAGCAGGAAGCAGCCGAAAAGTCAGCAGCGAAAAACGTTGAAAATGAAGAAAGTCTTTACACGTTGTTTGAACGAGAATTTTCTAGGCCACTATCTCCAATTGAATGTGAGACGCTTGCCATGTGGATTGATGGTGATAACCATGACGCAGAGTTAATTAAAGCATCGTTAAAAGAAGCCGTTCTTGCCGGGAAGTTAAACTTTCGATATATCGATCGGATCCTTTTTGAATGGAAACGTAATGGCATTAAAACAGTTGACCAGGCGAGAGCTTACGGTGAGAAATTTAGAAAACATCAGTATGATAAAAAAGCACCAGTAGAGAAACAGGAAACGGGGCAGAGTGCTCCGATTTATAATTGGCTTGGTCGATAG
- the nth gene encoding endonuclease III — translation MLTKAQIRTVLDKMGEMFPEAHCELNHSTPFELAIAVVLSAQCTDALVNKVTPVLFEKYKSPEDFIEVPIEELENDIRRIGLFRNKAKNIKKLARTVVEQYEGALPETREELMELSGVGRKTANVIASVAFNVPAIAVDTHVERVSKRLGICRWKDSVLEVERTLMRKIPEEEWSDSHHRFIFFGRYHCKAQSPQCEICPLLELCREGQKRMKQRIRNER, via the coding sequence GTGTTAACAAAAGCCCAAATACGAACAGTTCTTGACAAAATGGGTGAGATGTTTCCTGAAGCCCATTGTGAATTGAACCACTCGACGCCATTTGAGTTGGCGATTGCTGTTGTCTTGTCTGCACAGTGTACAGATGCCCTTGTAAACAAAGTGACACCCGTGCTGTTTGAGAAATACAAAAGCCCTGAAGATTTTATTGAGGTACCAATTGAAGAGTTAGAAAATGATATAAGACGAATTGGTTTGTTCAGAAATAAAGCGAAGAATATCAAGAAACTTGCACGTACGGTTGTAGAGCAATATGAAGGCGCACTACCCGAAACGAGAGAGGAACTGATGGAGCTTTCAGGTGTAGGCCGCAAAACGGCTAATGTGATCGCATCAGTAGCGTTCAACGTGCCAGCGATTGCAGTTGACACACATGTAGAACGAGTAAGTAAGCGACTTGGTATTTGCAGGTGGAAGGATTCTGTTCTTGAAGTAGAGAGAACGTTAATGAGAAAAATTCCGGAAGAGGAGTGGTCTGATTCTCACCACCGTTTTATTTTCTTTGGAAGGTACCACTGTAAAGCACAGTCGCCTCAATGTGAGATATGCCCTTTGCTTGAACTCTGTCGTGAAGGACAAAAACGAATGAAGCAACGAATTCGTAATGAACGGTAG
- a CDS encoding YpoC family protein: protein MNGRSIPLELKHPLFFIENDWTFELKEKEERLPFYYEMQANCEELDIAPWDDPAEFMMNYFNGWEKVDDALAELFASRRKSKAKIEMIFQIGYFLEALFWMNDKRACPGVWEERYDDLPITPVNGKERIKYLLDKPDHYIAFIQLRKLIEEMHKKWEVSKITR from the coding sequence ATGAACGGTAGAAGTATTCCATTAGAGCTTAAGCATCCACTATTTTTCATCGAAAATGATTGGACGTTTGAGCTGAAAGAAAAGGAAGAACGTTTGCCGTTCTATTACGAAATGCAAGCTAATTGTGAAGAATTGGACATTGCCCCGTGGGATGACCCAGCGGAGTTTATGATGAACTATTTTAATGGCTGGGAGAAAGTTGATGATGCGCTTGCTGAGCTTTTTGCGAGTCGAAGAAAGAGTAAAGCTAAGATTGAAATGATCTTCCAAATTGGGTATTTCCTTGAAGCGCTTTTCTGGATGAACGATAAACGAGCATGCCCCGGCGTATGGGAAGAGAGGTATGATGATCTACCCATTACACCGGTAAATGGAAAAGAGCGCATAAAATACTTGTTAGATAAACCTGATCATTATATTGCGTTTATTCAGCTGCGGAAGCTGATTGAGGAAATGCATAAAAAATGGGAAGTAAGTAAGATAACACGATAG
- a CDS encoding PBP1A family penicillin-binding protein, with product MNEYQSRQERRKINNKKKPSSKKRGKKGIIKKTFLTLVILFLVGIVAGGITAIAYINNAPELDPEKLTTPQSSVILDRKDEEVQTIEGTDARETAKIDEIPDIVKNAFVSVEDTRFYDHFGIDPRRIGGAVLANVTEGFGAEGASTITQQVIKNSLLTSEKSLERKVQEAYLSIKLEQEYTKDQILEMYLNKIYFGNGSWGIVDAAETYFGKDITEEDLTPGEAALLAGLPQRPTYYNPYEYPEEAENRRNTVLSLMEKQGVITAEEADKYQAEKVGDMIVKLSEDKESDNYKVFMDQVVKELRDHEDITEKDIYSGGLQIYTTLDTRAQDITTEVIANYPYSNENIRSGLVLMDTKTGSIRAIGETRKDESIITYATTGTSQPGSTAKPIIAYGPAIENMQWSTGRSIKDEPLEINGANIRNWDRNYRGQVSMRRAIEMSYNVPAVNTFLEVGEKPAKEFANKLGMGLEDKDMVPTAAIGTFQTTPLQMTGAYAAFGNGGTYNEPHTVRKVVFPDGSEINLEPEPVKAMNDYTAYMISDMLKTVVESGTGTDAKISGLPVAGKTGTTNHDADTIQSQGFPTSGIVKDAWFAGYTTEYSMAVWTGFNEPNNHYLDSSKGEDDTSKLLFKEIMSKVSEGVNTSDFKKPDSVVEVGVEKSTGLLPSDYTPKDQIVYELFVKGNTPGKTSDKYKQPDGVKGLSATYKADSNSIGLSWQPGEDKKFTYKVEMSINGGGYQSVTETGETSLSIENAEKGSEYNFRVTAVTEAGVSTKPAETSVKVPAEEEQKPEEPVEPEEPVDPEEPEQPSEGDEEGTTPPEEGNNQGGENGTGNGEGEEQPPADDQGGNSGETGTGQENGQGNGNNTGNGDANTGNNGGNSGEDTGGTGNSEEDTTTQPNLPPATTKPEQ from the coding sequence ATGAATGAATATCAATCACGTCAAGAACGACGTAAAATTAACAACAAGAAAAAGCCCTCGTCCAAGAAACGAGGCAAGAAGGGCATCATTAAGAAAACTTTTCTTACTCTTGTTATTTTATTCTTAGTTGGCATTGTTGCAGGTGGTATTACAGCAATAGCTTACATTAACAATGCACCTGAGCTCGATCCTGAAAAGCTTACGACTCCTCAGTCATCCGTCATTCTTGATCGGAAGGACGAAGAAGTTCAAACCATCGAAGGGACAGATGCGAGGGAAACAGCAAAAATCGATGAAATACCAGACATTGTGAAAAATGCGTTCGTTTCTGTTGAGGACACACGCTTCTATGACCATTTTGGTATCGATCCCCGCCGTATTGGTGGTGCTGTACTTGCTAACGTAACTGAAGGATTTGGCGCTGAAGGCGCAAGTACAATTACACAGCAGGTTATTAAGAACTCCCTTTTAACATCTGAAAAGTCATTAGAACGAAAGGTTCAGGAAGCCTATCTTTCTATAAAGCTCGAGCAGGAATATACAAAAGATCAAATTCTCGAAATGTATTTGAACAAAATTTATTTCGGCAATGGCTCCTGGGGTATAGTGGATGCCGCTGAAACTTATTTTGGGAAAGATATTACCGAGGAAGATTTAACACCAGGTGAGGCTGCACTACTTGCCGGACTCCCACAGCGTCCAACTTATTACAACCCTTATGAGTATCCTGAAGAAGCCGAAAACCGTAGAAACACGGTGTTAAGCTTAATGGAAAAACAGGGTGTTATTACAGCTGAAGAAGCTGATAAATACCAGGCTGAAAAAGTTGGCGACATGATTGTTAAGTTAAGTGAAGATAAAGAAAGCGATAATTATAAAGTGTTTATGGATCAGGTTGTGAAAGAATTACGCGATCATGAAGACATCACAGAAAAAGACATCTATTCTGGTGGTTTACAAATTTACACAACGCTTGACACACGCGCTCAGGATATTACAACTGAAGTAATAGCCAACTATCCTTATTCGAATGAAAACATCCGATCAGGGCTTGTCCTGATGGATACGAAGACAGGATCCATTCGCGCGATTGGTGAGACGCGTAAAGATGAGAGCATCATTACGTATGCGACAACCGGTACAAGTCAGCCGGGCTCAACAGCAAAGCCTATTATCGCTTACGGACCAGCAATAGAGAACATGCAATGGTCTACAGGTAGATCTATTAAGGACGAACCACTTGAAATTAACGGTGCTAACATCCGCAACTGGGATCGAAACTATCGTGGGCAGGTTTCCATGAGACGCGCCATTGAAATGTCTTACAACGTCCCTGCTGTTAACACGTTCCTCGAAGTTGGCGAAAAACCAGCTAAGGAATTCGCTAATAAGCTTGGTATGGGTCTTGAAGATAAGGATATGGTTCCAACTGCCGCGATTGGAACGTTCCAAACCACTCCCCTGCAAATGACTGGAGCTTATGCAGCATTCGGGAACGGAGGTACGTACAATGAACCTCATACCGTCCGAAAAGTGGTTTTCCCTGATGGAAGCGAAATAAATCTGGAACCAGAACCTGTTAAAGCGATGAATGATTACACTGCGTATATGATCAGCGATATGCTTAAAACCGTTGTCGAAAGTGGCACCGGAACAGACGCCAAAATTTCTGGTCTCCCTGTTGCGGGTAAAACAGGAACTACGAACCATGATGCAGATACTATTCAAAGTCAAGGGTTCCCAACTTCAGGAATTGTAAAAGATGCCTGGTTCGCAGGGTATACAACGGAATACTCAATGGCTGTCTGGACAGGATTTAATGAGCCTAACAATCATTACCTTGATTCAAGCAAAGGAGAAGATGATACGTCCAAACTTCTCTTCAAAGAAATTATGAGCAAAGTGTCTGAAGGTGTTAATACGTCTGACTTTAAGAAACCAGATTCAGTTGTTGAAGTAGGCGTAGAGAAAAGCACTGGGCTACTCCCAAGTGATTACACACCTAAAGATCAAATCGTTTACGAACTATTCGTAAAAGGAAATACTCCAGGAAAAACATCTGATAAGTATAAACAGCCTGATGGTGTGAAAGGTTTGTCTGCCACATATAAGGCGGATTCTAATAGCATTGGCCTTTCATGGCAACCAGGTGAAGATAAAAAGTTTACCTATAAAGTTGAAATGAGTATTAACGGTGGAGGTTACCAGAGCGTTACTGAGACTGGGGAAACTAGCTTATCAATTGAAAATGCCGAAAAAGGAAGCGAGTATAACTTTAGAGTAACGGCTGTAACCGAGGCAGGTGTTTCAACTAAGCCAGCTGAAACTTCTGTTAAAGTTCCAGCTGAAGAAGAACAGAAACCTGAAGAACCTGTAGAGCCTGAAGAACCCGTAGACCCAGAGGAACCTGAACAGCCTTCAGAAGGCGATGAAGAAGGCACAACGCCTCCTGAAGAAGGAAATAATCAGGGCGGCGAGAACGGGACAGGAAATGGTGAAGGTGAAGAACAACCACCTGCTGACGATCAGGGTGGAAATTCTGGTGAAACCGGCACCGGCCAGGAGAATGGCCAGGGTAACGGCAATAACACTGGGAACGGCGATGCGAATACCGGTAACAACGGTGGAAATTCTGGTGAAGATACTGGCGGCACCGGGAACTCTGAGGAAGACACAACTACCCAACCTAATTTACCACCTGCAACAACCAAACCTGAACAATAA
- the recU gene encoding Holliday junction resolvase RecU has translation MPIRYPNGKPYIPSAQNQLESQKQKSYSNRGMTLEEDINQSNTYYLSTGKAVIHKKPTPVQIVNVDYPKRSAAVIKEAYFKQASTTDYNGVYKGRYIDFEAKETRNKTSFPLSNFHEHQITHMKQVHKQNGICFVLLRFSISDEVYFIDSSHLFLYWQTMNDGGRKSIKKEDIEKQGVRIPYSFQPRIDYMKIIDKMYFSH, from the coding sequence TTGCCGATTCGATATCCGAATGGAAAGCCGTACATTCCTTCGGCACAGAATCAGCTTGAAAGTCAGAAACAAAAATCATACAGCAATCGAGGTATGACGTTAGAAGAAGATATTAACCAGAGTAATACGTATTATCTCTCAACTGGCAAAGCTGTTATTCACAAAAAGCCAACTCCGGTCCAAATTGTAAACGTCGATTATCCAAAACGAAGTGCTGCGGTGATCAAAGAAGCGTATTTCAAACAGGCTTCCACGACAGATTACAACGGTGTTTATAAAGGCAGATACATCGATTTTGAAGCAAAGGAAACGCGGAACAAAACATCTTTTCCCTTAAGTAATTTTCACGAACATCAGATCACACATATGAAACAGGTTCATAAGCAGAATGGCATTTGCTTCGTGCTACTACGCTTTTCCATTTCTGATGAAGTGTACTTTATTGATTCTTCACACCTTTTTTTGTATTGGCAAACAATGAATGATGGTGGAAGAAAATCAATTAAAAAAGAAGACATCGAAAAACAGGGTGTTCGCATTCCATATTCTTTTCAACCGCGCATTGACTATATGAAAATTATTGATAAAATGTACTTCAGTCATTGA
- a CDS encoding DUF2515 family protein has protein sequence MQNEKDRKLITEYISTVTGRWNKDNISRTVFYYNYFNAHPEIKWAFLASMVSRNAGWSMTDLKGEWFPRILDEGQISALFLAYERANWTIFQDATPQLLLYALSKKRNQSFLLYGRAFGVSEFMMDEWANFFQTEDEKRLLTALIINEQHVIEKPVLHHHFYSKKVFHSFLFTVQDWFHFSTVLFPTVEGRLYGISVSGFNHTANRVELGKKLARLLFHDEYFHRFYQFSASTPPTGSRYDYERYLGKKREGSLLRMVYPIIQHNQVKKTDWFKGQLYLKKMLINDVSLPDTIELTQWYERKRSQIRAGIEIENLFNQKRRG, from the coding sequence ATGCAGAATGAAAAGGATCGCAAATTAATCACCGAATACATATCAACCGTTACAGGAAGATGGAACAAGGATAATATTTCACGTACCGTATTTTATTATAATTATTTCAATGCCCATCCTGAAATAAAGTGGGCGTTTCTAGCCTCAATGGTGTCAAGAAATGCTGGTTGGAGTATGACCGATTTAAAAGGAGAGTGGTTTCCACGAATATTAGATGAAGGACAAATAAGTGCTCTGTTTTTGGCATATGAGCGTGCAAACTGGACAATCTTCCAGGATGCTACTCCTCAACTGCTTTTATATGCCCTGAGCAAAAAAAGAAATCAGTCATTTCTACTCTACGGCCGAGCATTTGGGGTATCAGAATTCATGATGGACGAGTGGGCGAATTTTTTTCAAACTGAGGATGAAAAACGGCTGTTGACCGCACTTATTATAAATGAGCAGCATGTTATTGAGAAACCTGTACTTCATCATCATTTCTATTCAAAAAAAGTGTTTCATTCATTTTTGTTTACTGTCCAGGATTGGTTTCATTTTAGTACCGTTTTGTTTCCTACGGTAGAAGGGAGGCTGTATGGGATTTCTGTAAGTGGATTTAATCACACAGCTAATCGGGTCGAGCTTGGAAAGAAACTTGCCAGACTATTATTCCATGACGAATATTTCCATCGATTTTATCAATTTTCAGCTTCTACACCGCCAACAGGATCAAGGTACGATTATGAACGATACCTGGGGAAAAAGAGAGAAGGTTCGTTATTAAGAATGGTTTATCCGATTATTCAGCATAACCAGGTGAAGAAAACCGATTGGTTTAAAGGACAGCTTTATCTTAAGAAAATGCTTATAAATGATGTATCGTTACCAGATACCATCGAGTTGACTCAATGGTATGAGAGGAAAAGAAGCCAGATTAGAGCGGGGATTGAGATCGAGAACCTCTTTAACCAAAAACGCAGGGGTTAA
- a CDS encoding MerR family transcriptional regulator, with the protein MLLKTKQVSDELGVNPTTVQRWVKHFNLSCEKNELGHFLFTSETLDQLKNIQNELRRGQSMEKIKAGFGEKPRNSKKSSPEKMVSQEKFEQRLDRFTLRLDQLERQLEEKANEVITVQVLQHRSELDELVQKVTALEEKLLELEDHTSIQEAVGQSGKGKRPWIMSLFSF; encoded by the coding sequence ATGTTATTAAAAACGAAACAGGTTTCAGATGAGCTTGGTGTAAACCCTACTACTGTTCAGCGCTGGGTCAAGCATTTTAATTTATCATGTGAGAAAAATGAACTCGGCCACTTTCTATTTACGAGTGAAACGTTGGACCAACTTAAAAACATTCAAAATGAATTGAGAAGGGGTCAATCAATGGAGAAGATTAAAGCTGGGTTTGGAGAAAAACCTAGGAATTCCAAAAAATCTTCCCCAGAAAAAATGGTTTCTCAAGAAAAATTTGAACAAAGACTTGATCGCTTTACGTTACGATTGGATCAGCTTGAGAGACAGTTAGAAGAAAAAGCGAACGAAGTTATTACGGTTCAAGTGCTACAGCACCGGTCAGAGCTTGATGAACTAGTTCAAAAAGTAACGGCCTTAGAGGAAAAATTACTTGAGCTAGAGGATCACACTTCCATTCAAGAGGCGGTAGGTCAGTCGGGCAAAGGAAAACGCCCCTGGATCATGAGTTTATTCAGTTTCTGA